A genomic window from Methanobacterium sp. BRmetb2 includes:
- a CDS encoding sortase → MKISTVFILVGMLILSLYVLIEVNYYAAADTIIKNQSDVPYLEIPAIGVNESINNKSVSYGIYHEPQSSKPGRGTVIIFGHRTLYGSPFLNLDKLKNGDNITLIWPEIGNAEYTVNDSFIVPASYQMSVEQGNSLFLITCYPLGSTKERYIVQAKLDRITPITNKTAHENPKAYYAPLLIVAFFGGGLVINYIYPVEEDKKIIFVAVIALTLFLICGYLFPIPADYISNRLADINSFLGV, encoded by the coding sequence ATGAAAATTTCAACTGTTTTTATTTTAGTAGGGATGTTAATCTTATCCCTCTATGTTTTGATTGAAGTTAACTATTATGCTGCTGCAGATACCATTATAAAAAATCAGAGCGATGTTCCTTATTTAGAAATACCTGCCATTGGGGTTAATGAAAGCATAAATAACAAATCAGTTTCTTATGGAATATACCATGAACCCCAATCTTCTAAACCTGGACGAGGAACAGTTATCATCTTTGGTCATAGAACTCTTTATGGGTCACCATTTTTAAACCTGGATAAGTTAAAAAACGGAGATAATATAACTTTAATTTGGCCCGAGATAGGTAATGCAGAATACACTGTAAATGACTCATTTATTGTTCCAGCATCATATCAAATGTCAGTAGAACAGGGCAATTCCCTATTTCTAATTACCTGCTATCCTTTAGGATCCACTAAAGAAAGGTACATTGTTCAGGCAAAATTAGATAGAATTACACCTATAACCAACAAAACCGCTCACGAAAACCCTAAAGCATACTATGCCCCTCTTTTAATCGTGGCTTTTTTCGGTGGAGGATTAGTAATCAATTATATATATCCTGTAGAAGAAGATAAGAAAATAATATTTGTTGCAGTTATAGCATTAACCCTATTTTTGATATGTGGATACCTTTTCCCAATTCCTGCAGATTACATATCAAACAGATTAGCAGATATCAACAGCTTTTTAGGTGTTTAA
- a CDS encoding dihydroneopterin aldolase: MDEIDSKYFKNISNRERTIFEGAITMGALFHQFIGTPVSIENAAQLEKSIENAMELQPCITKVEVRINREILEELKSEFDYVSLAGDMLDVRVFSEYDDSKAVIRMEYIEELKYPLMYIESID, encoded by the coding sequence ATGGACGAAATAGATAGTAAATACTTCAAAAATATATCCAATAGAGAAAGAACAATCTTTGAAGGAGCAATTACTATGGGGGCTCTTTTTCACCAGTTCATAGGTACTCCTGTAAGTATCGAAAACGCAGCACAACTGGAAAAATCCATAGAAAATGCAATGGAGCTTCAACCATGCATAACAAAAGTTGAAGTTAGGATAAATCGAGAAATTTTAGAAGAATTGAAAAGTGAATTTGATTATGTATCTTTAGCTGGAGATATGCTAGATGTAAGAGTTTTTTCAGAATATGATGATTCAAAAGCAGTTATCAGAATGGAATATATTGAAGAACTGAAATATCCGTTAATGTACATTGAATCTATTGATTGA
- a CDS encoding potassium transporter has translation MYEGLTPLLMGIIILLASLISLRFGISVAILEIIFGVVAGNLGLISPEGWMLYLSSFGGIFLTFLAGAETDIELMRREFKKSFLIGLFSFLTPFISVFLFTYYIANWNLLASLIAGVALSGTAVAVVYFVLIENNIVQTDVGKRLMAANFVTNMGTALALSILFLKPTFYTLIYISVSIIVIILATKFSNKVFENPRLKNKVIEPEIKYIFLLLLVFMFLAALGGGQAILPAFVLGLFMSKHFVETIETIEVKKRLKTIAFAFITPVFFIVGGLNVSISLIYSMLPLFLSLFVVRQLSKFAGVYLITRKYLQKDQLYTTLLLSTGLTFGLIACLFGLNSSYINQIQYSILTGVLIASAIIPTYIAQKWFMPLHPEDMVS, from the coding sequence ATGTATGAAGGATTAACCCCCTTGTTGATGGGTATAATAATTTTACTTGCAAGTCTGATTTCCCTGAGATTTGGAATATCTGTAGCAATACTAGAAATAATTTTTGGGGTTGTAGCAGGTAATTTAGGTTTAATTAGCCCAGAGGGTTGGATGTTATATTTATCCAGTTTTGGTGGAATTTTTTTAACCTTTTTAGCAGGTGCAGAAACGGATATTGAGTTAATGAGGAGGGAATTTAAGAAAAGTTTCTTGATAGGATTATTTTCATTTTTAACACCATTTATCTCTGTTTTTCTTTTTACATATTACATTGCCAATTGGAATTTATTAGCATCCTTAATTGCAGGGGTTGCATTATCTGGAACTGCTGTGGCAGTTGTTTACTTTGTTTTGATAGAAAATAACATAGTCCAAACAGATGTAGGTAAAAGATTGATGGCTGCAAATTTCGTAACCAATATGGGAACAGCACTTGCCTTAAGCATATTATTCTTAAAACCGACATTTTACACATTGATATACATATCAGTTTCTATAATTGTGATAATTCTGGCAACAAAGTTTTCTAATAAAGTATTCGAAAATCCCCGATTGAAAAATAAGGTGATTGAACCTGAAATAAAATATATTTTCCTTTTATTGCTGGTTTTCATGTTTCTAGCAGCATTAGGTGGAGGTCAGGCCATTCTTCCTGCATTTGTGCTTGGTTTGTTCATGTCTAAACATTTTGTAGAAACTATAGAAACTATAGAAGTTAAAAAAAGATTGAAAACTATTGCCTTTGCCTTTATAACACCAGTATTTTTCATAGTCGGGGGATTGAATGTATCAATAAGTTTAATATATTCTATGCTCCCCTTATTCCTGTCTCTTTTTGTTGTAAGACAATTAAGTAAATTTGCAGGGGTTTATTTAATAACCCGGAAATATCTGCAGAAAGATCAATTATATACAACACTGCTTTTAAGTACGGGTTTGACTTTCGGGTTAATTGCCTGTTTATTTGGTTTAAATTCAAGTTACATCAACCAGATACAATATTCGATCCTTACTGGAGTTTTAATAGCAAGTGCTATTATACCAACTTATATTGCTCAAAAATGGTTTATGCCATTGCACCCCGAGGACATGGTATCCTAA
- a CDS encoding ferredoxin, with translation MITIDKKLCKGCDICTEFCPRKVYEKSQSLDKKGAHIPVPAHEEKCNKCNICTLLCPDQAIKVDENDEE, from the coding sequence ATGATAACCATCGATAAAAAACTGTGCAAGGGCTGTGATATATGCACTGAATTCTGTCCCCGCAAGGTTTATGAAAAATCCCAGAGCCTGGATAAGAAAGGTGCGCATATTCCTGTTCCAGCACATGAAGAGAAATGTAATAAATGTAATATTTGTACTTTACTATGTCCAGATCAGGCTATAAAGGTTGATGAAAATGACGAAGAGTGA
- a CDS encoding 2-oxoglutarate synthase subunit alpha: MKMTKSDEFFIQGNEACARGAIKAGCRFFGGYPITPSTEIAEDMAILLPREGGAFIQMEDEISALGSVIGAIWSGVKGMTATSGPGFSLMQEHIGYAAMTETPLVIINMQRGSPSTGQPTMASQSDMMQARWGSHGDYEIIALSPSSVQECCDFTIEAFNLAEEYRVPVMVMSDEIVGHMREKITIPNQVKINKRKMPEETPEKFLPFKADAEGTSPMPPFGSGYKLHVTGLTHDERGYPDASNPKTHSKLVKRLCDKINKNREQITRVRQELVDDAEIIVVSYGAPSRSVATAIKKARQEGIKTGYMKLDVVWPFPEKEIREAAKKASKIIVVEMNLGQIVHEVERVACGHSEVSLLSKIGGEIHRPDEILKKIKSEME; encoded by the coding sequence ATGAAAATGACGAAGAGTGATGAATTTTTTATTCAGGGAAATGAAGCATGTGCTCGAGGGGCCATAAAAGCTGGTTGTCGGTTTTTTGGAGGTTACCCCATAACACCATCTACTGAAATCGCTGAAGACATGGCAATTCTTCTTCCAAGAGAAGGAGGAGCATTTATCCAGATGGAAGACGAAATTTCGGCGCTTGGTTCAGTGATTGGGGCAATTTGGTCTGGTGTTAAGGGAATGACTGCCACTTCAGGACCTGGATTTTCCCTGATGCAAGAACACATTGGTTACGCTGCAATGACAGAAACTCCTTTAGTTATAATTAACATGCAGCGAGGATCTCCTTCTACTGGTCAACCCACCATGGCTTCCCAAAGCGATATGATGCAGGCCCGATGGGGATCCCATGGAGATTATGAGATAATAGCTCTTTCACCATCATCGGTACAGGAATGTTGTGATTTTACAATTGAAGCTTTTAATCTGGCAGAGGAATATCGTGTGCCTGTAATGGTCATGAGCGATGAAATAGTTGGCCATATGCGGGAAAAAATCACAATCCCAAACCAGGTGAAAATCAATAAACGTAAAATGCCTGAGGAGACACCTGAAAAATTTTTACCATTTAAGGCTGATGCTGAAGGTACATCTCCTATGCCTCCTTTTGGAAGTGGTTATAAATTACATGTAACTGGTCTAACTCATGATGAAAGAGGTTATCCTGATGCTTCAAATCCAAAAACTCATTCAAAACTTGTAAAAAGACTTTGTGATAAAATAAATAAGAACAGAGAACAAATTACTAGGGTGCGTCAAGAATTAGTAGATGATGCAGAAATCATAGTTGTTTCTTATGGAGCTCCTTCTCGGTCGGTGGCAACTGCAATTAAAAAAGCACGCCAAGAAGGTATTAAAACAGGATACATGAAATTAGACGTAGTATGGCCTTTCCCTGAAAAGGAAATTAGAGAAGCTGCCAAAAAGGCTTCAAAAATCATTGTGGTAGAAATGAATTTAGGCCAAATAGTCCACGAAGTTGAAAGAGTTGCCTGCGGTCATTCAGAGGTCTCACTGCTTTCTAAGATTGGTGGGGAAATACACCGGCCTGATGAAATTCTAAAAAAAATAAAATCTGAAATGGAATAA
- a CDS encoding 2-oxoglutarate synthase: MDKTNENRFMKYLRKDRLPHIFCAGCGNGIVLNTFFNGMEMAEVDFENIVMVSGIGCSSRIPGYVKCDSLHTTHGRPISFATGIKLGNPQHDVVVFTGDGDAAAIGGNHLIHAARRNIDLTVICINNSIYGMTGGQISPTSPQGSYGSTAPYGAIERPFDLSKLVSAAGATYVARWTTAHPLQLSNAVKKGLKNKGFSFVEVISQCPTYFGRKNRMKTPIEMMKWMKENSVVSRRARKMSPEELEGKIILGEFVNEKEPEFSEELFNLIENKCSDDSLSIINSAYKED, translated from the coding sequence ATGGATAAAACGAATGAAAATCGTTTTATGAAATATTTACGTAAAGATAGACTTCCTCATATTTTCTGTGCAGGTTGTGGGAATGGAATTGTTCTTAACACATTCTTTAATGGTATGGAAATGGCAGAAGTTGACTTTGAAAATATTGTAATGGTTTCCGGGATTGGGTGTTCTTCCAGAATACCTGGTTATGTGAAGTGTGATTCTCTTCACACCACTCATGGCCGTCCCATTTCTTTTGCTACAGGTATCAAATTAGGAAATCCCCAACATGACGTTGTAGTCTTCACTGGAGATGGAGATGCTGCTGCAATAGGAGGTAATCATCTAATTCACGCCGCACGAAGAAATATAGACCTTACTGTTATTTGTATAAATAATAGCATCTATGGAATGACCGGGGGCCAAATTAGCCCAACATCTCCTCAAGGAAGTTATGGAAGCACTGCACCATACGGAGCAATTGAACGTCCTTTTGACCTTTCTAAGTTGGTATCAGCTGCCGGTGCTACATACGTTGCACGTTGGACCACAGCACATCCACTGCAGCTTTCAAATGCTGTTAAAAAAGGTCTCAAAAACAAAGGTTTTTCGTTTGTTGAGGTTATATCTCAGTGTCCTACTTACTTTGGTCGTAAAAATCGTATGAAAACACCGATTGAAATGATGAAATGGATGAAAGAGAATAGTGTGGTCAGTAGAAGGGCCCGTAAAATGTCTCCAGAAGAGTTAGAAGGTAAAATTATTTTAGGCGAATTTGTAAATGAAAAGGAGCCTGAATTTTCAGAAGAACTGTTCAATTTAATTGAGAATAAATGTTCAGATGATTCTCTTTCTATCATAAATTCAGCGTACAAGGAGGATTAA
- a CDS encoding 2-oxoglutarate ferredoxin oxidoreductase subunit gamma (catalyzes the ferredoxin-dependent oxidative decarboxylation 2-oxoglutarate forming succinyl-CoA), whose translation MRKEIRIAGFGGQGIILAGIVIGKAAALYDNIYAVQTQSYGPEARGGASRTEVVISDEEIDYPKVQKADIFVAMSHQALMAYLDDLKSGGILIVDPDMIVEEEILPFINEHDIKYYKAPVTKTAEEEIGLKIVANIVMIGAITQFTGVISRKSAEKAIAASVPKGTEEKNIAAFEAGLALANEELE comes from the coding sequence TTGAGAAAAGAAATAAGAATTGCTGGTTTTGGTGGACAAGGCATAATTTTAGCAGGTATAGTGATTGGAAAGGCTGCTGCACTGTATGATAATATATATGCAGTCCAAACCCAATCTTACGGTCCAGAAGCAAGAGGAGGGGCCTCAAGAACTGAAGTAGTTATTAGTGATGAGGAAATAGATTATCCCAAGGTCCAAAAAGCAGATATATTTGTTGCCATGTCTCATCAGGCATTAATGGCCTACCTAGACGATCTCAAAAGTGGGGGAATTCTCATAGTTGACCCTGACATGATAGTTGAGGAAGAAATACTTCCTTTCATAAATGAACACGATATTAAGTATTATAAAGCACCGGTAACTAAAACCGCTGAAGAGGAAATTGGCCTTAAAATTGTGGCCAATATAGTTATGATCGGTGCAATCACCCAATTTACCGGTGTTATATCCCGAAAATCAGCTGAAAAAGCCATAGCTGCCAGTGTACCTAAAGGAACTGAAGAAAAAAATATAGCTGCATTTGAAGCAGGATTAGCCTTAGCCAACGAGGAATTAGAATGA